The following are encoded in a window of uncultured Ilyobacter sp. genomic DNA:
- a CDS encoding 4Fe-4S binding protein codes for MNKRKKLMKKLKFVRNYTWIYFLTMMILANYNRYFGLLGLASMLAPITLSSLGYGRVYCSHICDRGSFLSKIKYMNIERYSLPEKFQKKSVKFILLLFMIANFGRNLYLSKNLYDVGDSFFKMFLSSTILGILLGIIFKPRSWCQVCPMALIQDSIDKVVRKNRG; via the coding sequence ATGAATAAAAGAAAAAAACTTATGAAAAAACTAAAATTTGTTCGAAATTATACGTGGATATATTTTTTAACTATGATGATTTTAGCAAACTACAACAGATATTTTGGTCTTTTAGGACTAGCCTCAATGCTTGCCCCTATAACTCTTTCATCTTTAGGTTACGGAAGAGTATACTGCTCTCACATATGCGACAGAGGAAGTTTTCTCTCGAAAATAAAATATATGAATATAGAAAGATATAGTTTACCTGAAAAATTTCAAAAAAAATCAGTTAAATTTATACTGCTACTTTTTATGATTGCTAATTTTGGAAGAAATTTGTACCTGTCTAAAAATTTGTATGATGTAGGAGATTCATTTTTTAAAATGTTTTTATCATCAACAATTTTAGGGATACTTCTCGGAATTATATTTAAACCTAGAAGCTGGTGTCAGGTATGTCCTATGGCCCTTATTCAAGACAGTATAGATAAAGTTGTTAGAAAAAACAGAGGATAA
- a CDS encoding LysM peptidoglycan-binding domain-containing protein yields the protein MKKILILLAILSIVACGDKKPKEGTETETAPVVIEEVVKEEASEMKGAVTEKASEMKGAVTEKASEMKGAVTEKASEMKGAVTEKASEMKGAVTEKASEMKGAVTEEASEMKGAVTEKASEMKGAVTEKASEMKGAVTEKASEMKGAVTEKASEMKSAVTEEVSEMMGSTETTSMEEVPSAYIVKKGDSLYKIGQKYNIPWTKLVEENNIKNPDDIYIGQEIKIPQN from the coding sequence ATGAAAAAAATATTAATATTGTTAGCTATCCTTTCAATAGTGGCTTGTGGGGATAAAAAACCTAAAGAAGGAACAGAAACAGAAACTGCGCCTGTTGTTATAGAAGAAGTAGTTAAGGAAGAGGCTTCAGAAATGAAAGGAGCTGTAACAGAAAAGGCTTCAGAAATGAAAGGAGCTGTAACAGAAAAGGCTTCAGAAATGAAAGGAGCTGTAACAGAAAAGGCTTCAGAAATGAAAGGAGCTGTAACAGAAAAGGCTTCAGAAATGAAAGGAGCTGTAACAGAAAAGGCTTCAGAAATGAAAGGAGCTGTAACAGAAGAGGCTTCAGAAATGAAAGGAGCTGTAACAGAAAAGGCTTCAGAAATGAAAGGAGCTGTAACAGAAAAGGCTTCAGAAATGAAAGGAGCTGTAACAGAAAAGGCTTCAGAAATGAAAGGAGCTGTAACAGAAAAAGCTTCAGAAATGAAGAGTGCTGTAACAGAAGAGGTTTCAGAAATGATGGGATCGACTGAAACTACTTCAATGGAAGAAGTTCCTTCTGCTTATATTGTTAAAAAAGGTGATAGCTTGTATAAAATAGGACAAAAGTATAATATACCTTGGACAAAGCTAGTTGAAGAAAATAACATTAAAAATCCAGATGATATTTATATAGGTCAAGAGATTAAGATTCCTCAAAACTAA
- the mnmH gene encoding tRNA 2-selenouridine(34) synthase MnmH: MRQVSYKEIINEKNYILIDVRTPKEYASETVPGSINIPVLLDNERVEVGTAYKEVSKEKAKELGIEFISKRLPEVFHKINELNKKYKKLIFLCARGGMRSGSMTALFSSLGYKCSKLEEGYKGYRKFISEDLSRVNSGIKYIVLHGRTGVGKTKILKQLESKGYSVLDLEKYADHKGSIFGAIGESRKQSQKRFESLIYEHLRESEHSYVFVESESKRIGDVYLPEIIADSMKKGLHLFLDTPLDHRVKILMEDYADASEENILKCIKFLNKYIGKEKIENYSKLTKLKNYPQLAAELMVDYYDPLYQKSISKWEFNGKINYENIDEGVQGVINFLDNVDFL, from the coding sequence ATGCGTCAAGTTAGTTACAAGGAAATTATCAATGAAAAAAATTATATTCTGATTGATGTTCGTACTCCTAAAGAGTATGCTTCAGAAACAGTTCCAGGATCAATAAATATACCTGTACTTTTAGACAATGAGCGGGTAGAAGTGGGGACCGCCTATAAAGAGGTTTCAAAAGAAAAAGCAAAAGAACTAGGGATAGAGTTTATATCAAAACGTCTGCCGGAAGTTTTTCACAAAATAAACGAACTCAACAAAAAATATAAAAAACTTATATTTTTATGTGCTAGAGGTGGAATGAGAAGCGGCAGCATGACAGCACTTTTTTCCTCTCTAGGCTATAAATGCTCAAAACTTGAAGAGGGCTACAAGGGATATAGAAAATTTATATCTGAGGATCTAAGCAGAGTGAACTCAGGTATAAAATACATCGTTCTCCACGGCAGGACTGGAGTAGGAAAGACTAAAATCCTTAAGCAACTAGAATCTAAAGGGTACAGTGTTCTTGACCTAGAAAAATATGCAGACCACAAGGGGTCCATTTTCGGTGCTATAGGAGAATCTAGAAAACAGAGTCAAAAAAGATTTGAATCCCTCATATATGAGCACCTCAGAGAAAGTGAACACAGTTATGTCTTTGTGGAAAGTGAAAGTAAAAGAATAGGTGACGTGTATCTTCCAGAGATAATAGCAGATTCTATGAAGAAAGGACTTCATCTTTTTTTAGACACACCTTTGGATCACAGGGTGAAAATTCTAATGGAGGATTATGCAGATGCATCAGAGGAAAATATATTGAAGTGCATAAAATTCCTTAATAAGTATATTGGAAAAGAGAAAATTGAGAATTATTCCAAGCTAACCAAACTCAAAAATTACCCTCAATTGGCCGCCGAGCTCATGGTGGATTATTACGATCCTCTATACCAAAAAAGCATTAGTAAATGGGAATTCAACGGAAAAATAAATTATGAAAATATCGATGAAGGCGTTCAAGGAGTAATAAACTTCTTGGACAATGTGGATTTTTTATAA
- the panF gene encoding sodium/pantothenate symporter gives MDKIMILIPLIIYLGVMLFIAYKTNEIKHSGDVNFIEEYFIGSRNMGGFVLAMTLIATYASASSFIGGPGVAYKLGLGWVLLACIQTPTAFLTLGILGKKFAIISRRIGAVTITDYLRARYKSDTVVILSSIAILVFFAASIIAQFIGGARLFETVTGLSYHTGLFLFGVVVIIYTTFGGFRAVALTDAIQGIMMMVATTFLFFAILKNGGGMENIMQGLLKTNPDLLTPTSGGAIAKPFILSFWMLVGVAVLGLPQTTIRCMGFRDSKSMHRAMIVGTFVVGFLMIGMHLIGVMGAAVAPGIDVGDKIIPTLALRNMPPILAGVFIGGPLAATMSTVDSMLILSSAAIVKDLYIHYVNKDADDKKIKKLTLFTSLTVGIIVFLLSMNPPKLLVWINLFAFGGLEAAFLCPIVLGLYWKRANATGAIASMLTGVGSYFYFTISNVKPMGMHQIVPVIFISLVVFVLGSFLGKKPEDEVLEIFF, from the coding sequence ATGGATAAAATAATGATATTGATACCTTTGATCATTTACCTTGGAGTAATGCTGTTTATAGCATATAAGACAAATGAAATAAAACACTCTGGTGATGTTAACTTCATAGAGGAATATTTTATAGGAAGCAGAAATATGGGTGGATTTGTACTAGCCATGACCCTTATTGCAACCTATGCTAGTGCTAGCTCTTTTATAGGAGGACCTGGAGTAGCCTATAAACTGGGGCTAGGATGGGTACTGCTAGCTTGTATACAGACTCCTACGGCTTTTCTTACACTGGGAATATTGGGAAAGAAGTTCGCAATAATATCTAGAAGAATAGGTGCAGTAACAATAACGGACTATCTAAGGGCAAGATACAAGAGTGATACTGTTGTGATACTCTCGTCGATAGCTATACTAGTATTTTTTGCAGCCTCTATAATCGCTCAGTTTATAGGGGGAGCCAGACTTTTTGAAACAGTAACAGGACTTTCTTACCACACTGGACTTTTTCTTTTCGGTGTCGTGGTTATTATATATACAACTTTTGGTGGGTTTAGAGCAGTTGCCCTCACTGATGCCATTCAAGGAATAATGATGATGGTAGCTACGACATTTCTTTTCTTTGCTATATTAAAAAATGGCGGAGGAATGGAAAATATAATGCAGGGATTATTAAAAACCAATCCAGACCTTTTGACTCCGACATCTGGAGGAGCAATAGCAAAACCTTTTATTTTATCATTCTGGATGCTTGTTGGTGTGGCAGTACTTGGACTTCCCCAAACAACAATAAGATGCATGGGGTTCAGAGATTCTAAATCCATGCACCGTGCCATGATAGTGGGAACCTTCGTCGTAGGATTTTTGATGATAGGGATGCACCTTATAGGAGTCATGGGGGCAGCAGTTGCACCAGGAATAGATGTTGGAGATAAGATAATACCGACACTTGCCCTCAGAAACATGCCCCCTATACTTGCCGGAGTTTTTATCGGTGGACCTTTGGCGGCGACAATGTCCACAGTAGATTCTATGCTGATATTATCCTCGGCAGCAATCGTAAAGGATCTTTACATCCATTACGTAAACAAAGATGCAGATGATAAAAAAATAAAAAAACTCACACTTTTTACATCTCTGACAGTGGGAATAATAGTTTTCTTACTTTCAATGAATCCACCAAAGCTGCTGGTGTGGATAAACCTTTTTGCCTTCGGAGGACTTGAAGCTGCTTTCCTGTGTCCTATAGTATTGGGGCTGTACTGGAAGCGGGCAAATGCAACAGGAGCCATAGCATCTATGCTCACAGGGGTTGGATCATATTTTTATTTTACTATTAGTAATGTAAAACCTATGGGGATGCATCAGATAGTCCCTGTTATATTTATATCTTTAGTTGTATTTGTTCTAGGTTCATTTTTGGGGAAAAAACCGGAAGATGAAGTTCTGGAGATCTTTTTCTAA
- a CDS encoding PTS glucose transporter subunit IIA, with protein MGILGLLKKNRKNCGYVKVYSPMNGKVISLEAVPDDAFSKKMLGDGCAIDPSQGSVFAPVEGEVDIFDTNHAITFEMENGLEMIVHLGIDTVELDGSGFDRIGEPGSLVSIGEELVRYDLDYIRKNAKSAISPVIITSMDDIESIEVLATGEVRAGDLLMKVKMKKNGSIPNLV; from the coding sequence ATGGGAATATTGGGATTACTAAAGAAAAATAGGAAAAATTGTGGATATGTAAAAGTATATTCACCTATGAATGGTAAAGTTATAAGTTTAGAAGCAGTTCCTGATGATGCATTTTCAAAAAAGATGCTAGGAGATGGGTGTGCTATTGATCCGTCACAAGGATCTGTCTTTGCTCCTGTAGAGGGAGAAGTTGACATTTTTGATACCAATCATGCCATTACATTTGAGATGGAAAATGGGTTAGAGATGATTGTCCATCTAGGGATAGATACGGTAGAACTTGATGGAAGTGGTTTTGACAGGATAGGCGAGCCAGGGAGTCTTGTAAGTATAGGAGAGGAACTGGTAAGATATGATCTAGATTATATAAGGAAAAATGCCAAATCAGCTATAAGTCCTGTAATAATAACCTCTATGGATGATATAGAAAGCATAGAGGTACTAGCCACGGGGGAAGTGAGAGCAGGAGACCTTTTAATGAAGGTGAAAATGAAAAAAAACGGGAGTATCCCAAATTTAGTGTAA
- a CDS encoding Mu transposase C-terminal domain-containing protein: protein MGSRKGLSKERYKIIEPFLNKEKKLKDIENEKNISYATLKRWVKAYKDDGIEGLIKKERKDKNQYRSLDEKTFEFIKESYEKNPDIKISSLYEKCCKFIKTFSDKTISYHTVYRAVNNLDDFVKNHASINIEKIKRKHQAYRIIQTALDVNIRDFRKNSIKKPYLYLMYDVSTDDILNYYLSFSKLDLKKSTAFLRDTIIKNYKSDEKNFLKPQNLLIDSFEIKNKRKIEQIKENLDIKIENYYEPNKEMEKFVNFLKTDLNNLLRETHFNSSLLELDKILYSYIFMNNIKNLNEEKPFSPTGILRDIDKLDILLGSAKRKVQEYGIRFRNGIYRNPDLKEHVGHILEIKYNVNNPKEIKVYFKGNFLCMAYLFSNENF from the coding sequence TTGGGATCAAGAAAAGGACTTTCTAAAGAGAGATATAAAATCATTGAGCCTTTTTTAAACAAAGAAAAAAAGCTCAAAGATATAGAAAATGAAAAAAATATATCCTATGCTACTTTGAAAAGATGGGTAAAAGCATATAAGGATGACGGTATAGAAGGGCTCATAAAAAAAGAAAGAAAAGATAAAAATCAGTATCGGAGTCTTGATGAAAAAACCTTCGAATTTATAAAAGAGTCTTATGAAAAAAATCCTGATATAAAAATAAGCAGCCTCTACGAAAAGTGTTGTAAATTTATAAAAACTTTTAGTGATAAGACAATAAGTTATCACACAGTGTATAGAGCTGTAAACAATCTAGATGATTTTGTAAAAAATCACGCCTCCATAAATATAGAGAAAATCAAAAGAAAACATCAGGCCTATAGGATTATCCAAACAGCTCTAGATGTAAATATCAGAGATTTTCGAAAAAATTCTATTAAGAAACCTTATCTCTATCTCATGTATGATGTATCAACTGATGATATTTTGAATTATTATCTCAGTTTTTCCAAACTAGACCTCAAAAAATCTACCGCTTTTCTGAGGGATACTATCATAAAAAATTATAAATCAGATGAAAAAAATTTTCTAAAACCACAGAATCTTCTTATAGATTCTTTTGAAATAAAAAACAAAAGAAAGATAGAACAAATAAAAGAAAATTTAGATATAAAAATAGAAAATTATTATGAACCAAATAAAGAGATGGAAAAATTTGTGAACTTTCTCAAAACTGATTTGAACAACCTTCTGAGAGAGACTCATTTTAACTCATCTTTACTAGAGTTGGATAAGATTTTATACTCATATATTTTTATGAATAACATTAAAAATTTAAATGAAGAAAAACCCTTTTCACCCACAGGAATTTTGAGAGATATAGATAAATTAGACATCTTGTTGGGAAGTGCCAAAAGAAAGGTTCAAGAATACGGGATACGATTCAGAAATGGCATATACAGAAATCCAGATCTCAAAGAACATGTGGGACATATTTTAGAAATAAAGTATAATGTCAATAATCCAAAAGAAATAAAAGTTTATTTTAAGGGTAATTTTTTATGTATGGCATATCTTTTTTCAAATGAAAATTTTTAA
- a CDS encoding adenosylcobalamin-dependent ribonucleoside-diphosphate reductase yields the protein MDILNIKEWLGEDNTLGIDIWEKKYKFDGENFVQWLDRVSGGDARVREMIWKKEFIFAGRILSNRGLHKVGKKITYSNCYVITPPEDNIESIFETAKKLARTFSYGGGCGVDISYLRPKGSEVNNSAKHTTGAVSFMDLYNLTTDIIGQKGRRGALMLSIDVNHPDVEDFIKVKSDLNKIQKANISVRINDEFMRAVEKGNMFKTEFVVGDTGETITKKVNARLLFKELARQNWNFAEPGVLFWDTISNWNLLSEDEEFEYAGTNPCAEEPLPPGGSCLLGSIVLSSFVERETFNFERLAETVRDGVKALNDVLDEGLPLHPLQEQRDSVRDWRQIGLGILGLGDLLINMKLKYGSPESIEFSDQVSKTIVDNALRASALLAKEHGHFPKFKKDKVLASPFLKDNATDETIELIEKYGLRNSQLLTIAPTGSIGTMLRTSTGIEPNFAFFYTRKTESLHGEDVFYKVFTPIAKEYMEANGIEDENELPDYFVTAQNLNPFDRIKMQGVWQRRIDASISSTINLVHKTSIEEVEDLYMEAWKEGLKGMTIYRAGCAREGILSVKSEPKTLELPRGEMKPIEEDTIYYPKALKIGCGKLKVMIGYSPSVKSIQDIYVIRSGQGGCEKNIQAVAIYMSAMLRLGGNLFMMERSIEGISGCPSFALAKGKGEELTKGNTCPLAILYLLKEFEKEMGLNDYEKAQERKAKREKEELEREKGYTDINKVKCPECGEELEISGGCYSCRSCGYSKCE from the coding sequence ATGGATATTTTGAATATAAAAGAGTGGCTGGGGGAAGATAATACCTTAGGAATAGATATATGGGAAAAAAAATATAAATTTGATGGAGAAAATTTTGTTCAATGGCTCGACAGGGTTTCAGGAGGAGATGCTAGAGTCAGAGAGATGATATGGAAAAAAGAGTTTATTTTTGCAGGGAGAATACTCTCTAACAGAGGTCTCCACAAGGTGGGGAAAAAGATAACCTACTCTAACTGCTATGTAATAACGCCTCCCGAGGACAATATTGAGTCTATATTTGAAACTGCCAAGAAGCTTGCAAGGACCTTCTCTTACGGCGGTGGATGTGGAGTGGATATATCCTACTTAAGACCTAAGGGGTCTGAAGTAAACAACTCTGCCAAGCACACAACAGGCGCCGTTTCTTTTATGGACCTCTATAATCTGACTACAGATATAATAGGTCAAAAAGGGAGAAGGGGAGCCCTTATGCTCTCTATAGATGTGAATCATCCTGATGTGGAGGATTTCATAAAAGTTAAGTCAGATCTAAATAAAATTCAAAAGGCCAATATATCGGTGAGAATAAATGATGAGTTTATGAGGGCTGTGGAAAAAGGTAACATGTTTAAGACAGAGTTTGTCGTAGGTGATACAGGGGAAACAATTACGAAAAAAGTAAATGCAAGGCTCCTGTTTAAAGAACTTGCCAGGCAGAACTGGAATTTTGCAGAGCCGGGGGTACTTTTCTGGGATACTATCTCAAACTGGAATCTCCTTAGTGAAGACGAGGAGTTTGAATATGCAGGCACAAACCCATGTGCAGAAGAGCCTCTTCCCCCTGGTGGAAGCTGTCTCTTAGGATCAATTGTACTCTCTAGTTTTGTGGAGAGGGAAACCTTTAATTTTGAAAGGCTAGCTGAGACTGTAAGAGATGGTGTAAAGGCTCTTAATGATGTATTAGACGAAGGCCTCCCGCTTCACCCGCTTCAGGAGCAGAGAGACTCTGTGAGAGACTGGAGACAGATTGGTTTGGGGATACTTGGACTTGGAGATCTCCTGATAAATATGAAACTTAAGTATGGTTCTCCTGAGTCTATAGAATTTTCTGATCAGGTTTCTAAAACAATCGTGGACAATGCTTTGAGAGCCAGTGCACTTTTAGCCAAGGAACATGGCCATTTTCCAAAATTCAAGAAGGACAAGGTTCTTGCTTCTCCTTTTTTGAAAGATAATGCAACTGATGAGACCATAGAACTTATAGAAAAATATGGACTGAGAAATTCTCAGCTTCTTACAATAGCTCCTACTGGATCAATAGGGACGATGCTCAGAACCAGTACGGGGATAGAGCCTAATTTTGCATTTTTTTACACTAGAAAAACAGAGAGCCTTCACGGAGAGGACGTGTTTTACAAAGTGTTTACCCCTATAGCAAAAGAGTATATGGAGGCAAATGGTATAGAGGATGAAAATGAGCTTCCTGATTATTTCGTCACGGCTCAAAACTTAAATCCCTTTGACAGGATAAAGATGCAGGGAGTTTGGCAGAGAAGAATAGATGCTAGTATATCCTCCACCATAAATCTGGTTCATAAAACCTCCATAGAAGAGGTAGAAGACCTCTACATGGAAGCTTGGAAGGAGGGATTGAAAGGAATGACGATTTACAGGGCAGGATGCGCAAGAGAAGGAATTCTCTCTGTAAAAAGCGAACCCAAAACTCTAGAACTTCCAAGGGGGGAGATGAAGCCTATAGAGGAGGATACGATATACTATCCAAAAGCTCTCAAAATAGGTTGCGGGAAACTTAAGGTAATGATAGGGTACTCTCCAAGTGTAAAATCGATCCAGGATATATATGTAATAAGAAGCGGCCAGGGAGGATGCGAGAAAAACATCCAGGCGGTAGCGATATATATGTCTGCAATGTTAAGATTAGGTGGAAATCTCTTTATGATGGAAAGATCTATAGAGGGTATAAGCGGATGCCCTTCCTTTGCCTTGGCAAAAGGAAAGGGAGAGGAACTCACAAAGGGGAATACCTGCCCTCTGGCAATACTTTATCTTTTGAAAGAATTTGAAAAAGAGATGGGATTGAATGATTATGAGAAGGCACAGGAGAGAAAAGCCAAAAGAGAAAAAGAGGAGTTAGAGAGGGAAAAGGGTTACACAGATATAAATAAGGTGAAGTGTCCCGAATGCGGTGAAGAACTTGAAATATCAGGAGGATGTTATTCCTGCAGAAGTTGTGGATACTCCAAATGTGAATAA
- a CDS encoding IS256 family transposase: MARLPKELVRDFVREGNFKSIKDIEEALKNIFKDTIQEALEAEIEEELGYSKYDLANKSTTNSRNGKCKKTVKSSAENIDLLVPRDREGAYQPKIVEKHQRDISKLEDNILSLYGKGMSTRYISSHVQDISAESVSRITDKLIPLIQEWQSRPLDPVYPFIFLDAVHYSVKEENRILKKAAYVVLGVTLEGRKEILGIYIGENETSKFWLSVMTDLKNRGVKDILIASVDGLNGFDNAILSVFPQAQIQRCIVHQIRK; encoded by the coding sequence ATGGCTAGATTACCGAAGGAACTTGTCAGAGATTTTGTTCGAGAAGGAAACTTTAAATCCATTAAGGATATCGAAGAAGCTTTAAAGAATATTTTTAAAGATACTATCCAGGAAGCTTTAGAAGCTGAAATTGAAGAAGAGCTTGGATATTCCAAATATGATTTAGCCAATAAATCTACTACTAACTCTAGAAATGGTAAGTGCAAGAAAACTGTTAAATCAAGCGCTGAAAACATTGATCTCCTCGTTCCCAGAGACAGAGAAGGTGCATATCAACCTAAGATTGTTGAAAAACATCAAAGGGACATCTCTAAATTGGAAGATAATATTCTATCGCTTTATGGAAAAGGGATGAGTACTAGGTATATCAGCTCTCATGTTCAGGATATATCTGCAGAAAGTGTTAGTAGAATAACTGATAAACTAATTCCTCTTATTCAGGAATGGCAGAGTAGACCTCTTGATCCTGTATATCCATTCATTTTCCTTGATGCAGTCCACTATTCAGTCAAAGAGGAGAATAGGATCCTTAAAAAGGCTGCCTACGTTGTCTTAGGAGTTACTTTAGAGGGGAGAAAAGAAATTTTAGGAATATATATAGGTGAGAATGAGACCTCCAAATTCTGGTTATCAGTAATGACTGATCTTAAAAACAGAGGTGTTAAAGATATTCTCATAGCCTCTGTAGATGGTTTGAATGGATTTGATAATGCTATTCTGAGTGTGTTCCCACAGGCTCAGATCCAGAGGTGCATAGTCCACCAAATAAGGAAATAA
- a CDS encoding YhdT family protein: MRERNKQIRKEATVTAILYLIYFVWWYFFAYGMGDRDPMEYSFIMGLPEWFFYSCIVGFFVICTLVYFAIKIFFKEVDFD, translated from the coding sequence ATGAGAGAGAGAAACAAACAGATAAGAAAAGAAGCTACGGTAACAGCAATTCTTTATTTGATTTATTTTGTATGGTGGTACTTTTTTGCCTATGGGATGGGAGATAGGGATCCTATGGAGTACAGTTTTATAATGGGACTTCCAGAATGGTTCTTTTATTCTTGTATAGTTGGATTTTTTGTTATATGCACCCTTGTATACTTTGCAATTAAGATATTTTTTAAAGAAGTGGATTTTGACTAG
- a CDS encoding MarR family transcriptional regulator translates to MMNKEYDRDEWRNLKLLVTFSRCYASVNRRIYPDMKKQGVTEAQFSVLELLYHRGEFTIKEVIEKTFSSGGTMTVIINNLEKEGLIIKKKDVKDRRVFIIKISPKGTALMEEVFDKHLENLKKAFGVLTEAEQMIMIELLKKLGKG, encoded by the coding sequence ATGATGAATAAAGAATATGATAGAGACGAATGGAGAAATCTTAAACTTTTAGTAACATTTTCAAGATGCTATGCCTCAGTAAACAGAAGAATATACCCTGATATGAAAAAACAGGGTGTAACGGAGGCACAGTTTTCAGTATTAGAGCTTTTATACCACAGAGGAGAGTTCACAATAAAAGAGGTTATAGAAAAAACTTTTTCTAGCGGGGGGACGATGACTGTCATAATAAATAACCTAGAAAAAGAGGGCCTCATAATTAAAAAAAAGGATGTGAAAGACAGAAGAGTTTTTATTATTAAAATAAGTCCAAAAGGGACTGCACTGATGGAAGAAGTTTTTGACAAGCATTTGGAAAATTTAAAAAAAGCTTTTGGTGTTCTCACAGAAGCGGAACAGATGATAATGATTGAGCTCCTTAAAAAACTTGGTAAGGGATAG
- a CDS encoding PTS glucose transporter subunit IIA — MGLFDFLKKKKEEEWVEIYSPLNGKVMDLTMVPDEAFAKKMIGDGCAIDPTEGSVYSPVDGEVDIFDTNHAVSFETENGLELIVHFGIDTVKLGGEGFERIGKPGTKVKPGDELVKYDLEFIKENAKSVITPVIINSMDEVEELKIVASGDVKVGELLMKVKLKNN; from the coding sequence ATGGGTTTATTTGATTTTTTAAAAAAGAAAAAAGAAGAAGAGTGGGTGGAGATCTACTCTCCATTGAATGGAAAAGTTATGGATCTTACAATGGTTCCAGATGAGGCTTTTGCAAAAAAAATGATAGGTGACGGTTGCGCAATAGATCCTACAGAAGGATCTGTCTATTCTCCAGTAGATGGGGAGGTAGATATTTTTGACACTAATCATGCTGTTAGTTTTGAAACGGAAAACGGTCTAGAACTTATAGTACATTTCGGAATAGATACAGTAAAACTTGGCGGGGAAGGTTTTGAAAGAATAGGAAAACCAGGAACCAAGGTAAAACCTGGAGATGAGCTTGTAAAGTATGATCTGGAATTTATAAAAGAAAATGCTAAATCTGTTATAACACCAGTGATAATAAATTCTATGGACGAAGTAGAGGAACTTAAAATTGTAGCATCTGGTGACGTAAAAGTTGGAGAATTATTAATGAAAGTAAAGTTAAAAAACAACTAG